The following are encoded in a window of Haloarcula halophila genomic DNA:
- the aroA gene encoding 3-phosphoshikimate 1-carboxyvinyltransferase, which yields MDVTIGESTVDGTAQAPPSKSYTHRAILAAGYADGAVVTDPLVSADTRATMRAVTAYGGSTDLAADEGALTVEGFDGRPETPDDVIDCANSGTTTRLVTATAALGDDLTVLTGDDSLRSRPQGALLDAIEQLGGRAESTRRNEQAPLVVGDGIDGGHVAIPGDVSSQYITALLMAGAVTDEGIDVELTTGLKSSPYVDITLEVLDAYGVDAEKTAEGYSVAGGQRYAPEGGEYHVPGDFSSISYLLAMGALAADEEVVVTSAVPSAQGDTAIVDILERMGADLDWNEDAGEITVRRSDLSGIEVGVEDTPDLLPTIATLGAAADGVTRITDAEHVRYKETDRVSAMAEALTKMGAEVEEREDELLVYGEDTDLQGATVDGRADHRIIMSLAVAGLVADGETTVTGAEHVDVSFPNFFEVLEKLGATLVRSE from the coding sequence ATGGACGTTACTATCGGCGAATCGACGGTCGACGGGACCGCACAGGCCCCGCCGTCGAAGAGCTACACGCACCGCGCGATCCTGGCCGCCGGCTACGCCGACGGCGCCGTGGTCACCGACCCGCTGGTCAGTGCCGACACACGGGCGACGATGCGGGCCGTCACGGCCTACGGCGGCAGTACCGACCTCGCCGCGGACGAGGGGGCCCTGACCGTCGAGGGCTTCGACGGCCGTCCCGAGACCCCCGACGACGTCATCGACTGTGCCAACAGCGGGACGACGACCCGCCTGGTCACCGCGACGGCCGCCCTCGGGGACGATCTGACGGTGCTGACCGGCGACGATTCCCTCCGCTCCCGCCCACAGGGCGCGTTGCTCGACGCCATCGAGCAACTGGGCGGCCGCGCCGAGAGCACCCGACGGAACGAGCAGGCGCCGCTGGTCGTCGGCGACGGGATCGACGGCGGCCACGTCGCGATCCCCGGCGACGTCTCCTCGCAGTACATCACCGCGCTGTTGATGGCCGGTGCGGTCACCGACGAGGGCATCGACGTCGAACTGACGACCGGCCTGAAGTCCTCGCCGTACGTCGACATCACGCTGGAAGTGCTGGACGCCTACGGCGTCGACGCCGAGAAGACCGCCGAGGGCTACAGCGTCGCCGGGGGCCAGAGGTACGCACCCGAGGGCGGCGAGTACCACGTCCCCGGCGACTTCTCATCGATCAGCTACCTCCTGGCGATGGGCGCGTTGGCGGCCGACGAGGAAGTGGTCGTCACCTCGGCAGTGCCGAGCGCACAGGGCGATACCGCCATCGTCGACATCCTCGAACGGATGGGTGCCGACCTCGACTGGAACGAGGACGCCGGCGAGATCACCGTCCGTCGGAGCGACCTCTCGGGGATCGAGGTCGGCGTCGAGGATACGCCGGATCTCCTGCCGACCATCGCGACGCTGGGCGCGGCCGCCGACGGCGTCACCCGGATCACCGACGCCGAGCACGTCCGCTACAAGGAGACCGACCGCGTGAGCGCGATGGCCGAAGCGCTCACGAAGATGGGTGCAGAGGTCGAGGAGCGCGAGGACGAACTGCTCGTCTACGGCGAGGACACCGACCTCCAGGGAGCGACCGTCGACGGGCGGGCCGACCACCGGATCATCATGTCCCTGGCCGTCGCCGGCCTCGTCGCCGACGGCGAGACGACGGTGACCGGTGCCGAACACGTCGACGTCTCGTTCCCGAACTTCTTCGAGGTCCTGGAGAAACTGGGAGCGACCCTCGTCCGCAGCGAGTGA
- the aroC gene encoding chorismate synthase, giving the protein MNGNEFGRLFRMTTYGESHGEAMGCVVSGVPAGVELSEEDIQTDLDRRKPGQSMITTSRGEPDKVSINSGIQDGYTTGTPVGLVIQNKDARSGKYEPFITAPRPSHGDYTYSAKFGTRNWGGGGRSSARETVNWVAAGGIAKQVLAQSDYDVQIKAHVCQIGDVESGPVSFEDMLEHSEENEVRCADPDAAEEMRALADKHQKEGDSIGGAIYFECRGVPSGLGAPRFDSFPSRLAQAMYSIPAVNDFEYGIGREARTTKGSEYNEDWEFDDDGHPVPEGNDHGGIQGGITTGQPIYGEVTWHPPVSIPKTQKTVDWESREEKEITVTGRHDPVLPPRAVPVVEAMLYCTVLDFMLLGGRINPDRLDDRSGEYDTDYHPSSPQNDPEDADTRATTVDED; this is encoded by the coding sequence ATGAACGGCAACGAGTTCGGTCGTCTCTTCCGCATGACGACCTACGGCGAATCACACGGGGAGGCGATGGGGTGTGTCGTCTCCGGTGTCCCCGCAGGAGTCGAACTCTCCGAGGAGGACATCCAGACGGACCTGGACCGGCGGAAACCCGGGCAATCGATGATCACGACCTCCCGGGGCGAACCGGACAAGGTCTCGATCAACTCCGGCATCCAGGACGGTTACACCACGGGCACGCCCGTGGGGTTGGTCATCCAGAACAAGGACGCCCGCTCGGGCAAGTACGAGCCGTTCATCACGGCACCGCGACCCTCCCACGGCGACTACACCTACTCGGCGAAGTTCGGGACGCGCAACTGGGGCGGGGGCGGCCGCTCGTCGGCCCGCGAGACGGTCAACTGGGTGGCTGCCGGCGGCATCGCGAAGCAGGTGCTCGCTCAGTCCGACTACGACGTACAGATTAAGGCCCACGTCTGTCAGATCGGCGACGTCGAGTCCGGCCCCGTCAGCTTCGAGGACATGCTCGAACACAGCGAGGAGAACGAGGTCCGCTGTGCGGACCCCGACGCGGCCGAGGAGATGCGGGCGCTGGCCGACAAACACCAGAAGGAGGGCGACTCCATCGGCGGTGCCATCTACTTCGAGTGTCGCGGCGTCCCGTCCGGTCTCGGTGCGCCGCGGTTCGATAGCTTCCCCTCCCGGCTCGCCCAGGCGATGTACTCCATCCCCGCGGTCAACGACTTCGAGTACGGGATCGGGCGCGAGGCCCGCACGACGAAAGGCAGCGAGTACAACGAGGACTGGGAGTTCGACGACGACGGCCATCCCGTCCCGGAGGGCAACGACCACGGCGGCATCCAGGGCGGCATCACGACCGGGCAACCGATCTACGGCGAGGTGACCTGGCATCCACCGGTCTCGATCCCCAAGACCCAGAAGACCGTCGACTGGGAGAGCCGCGAGGAGAAAGAGATCACCGTCACGGGTCGACACGACCCCGTCCTGCCGCCGCGTGCGGTCCCCGTCGTCGAGGCGATGCTGTACTGTACGGTCCTGGATTTCATGCTGCTCGGCGGGCGGATCAACCCCGACCGACTCGACGACCGGTCCGGCGAGTACGACACCGACTACCACCCGTCCAGTCCGCAGAACGACCCCGAGGACGCGGACACCCGCGCGACCACCGTCGACGAGGACTGA
- a CDS encoding PQQ-binding-like beta-propeller repeat protein: MTDRTRREVLGSLGAAGIAGVAGCSAIGSESTDNSDQVGSCPEYDPSVSATAGWTTRLGGRRGTATVPAEAMPGPEPSHDWTFEFETAIGHHTPIVVDGTVYVSDLDTTMWALDASSGDLRWETRVPEFPGAPAVADGTLVYFADRDVRALDAATGETLWTALETGGRLLDARPVIADGTAYVQVGVATHALDLATGQTEWRYATGLESDATPAVADGTVFVGGNDTYIRALSAADGSQRWRYKADHRIDANVSVGGGRVFAGSRDGVVVALDAADGSRQWRYRLPTEDGDRLVPETVTTDGSRVYVTAGESLHTLAVADGTVCWSRPDLNGGYNAGVAVGDGRLYAATDDREGRFVTLDPATGDRLATWGMEEAYFESGPAVVDGAVYTTGHTGIGRFS, from the coding sequence ATGACCGACCGGACCCGCCGGGAGGTGCTCGGCTCGCTCGGCGCTGCCGGTATTGCGGGTGTTGCCGGCTGTTCCGCCATCGGATCGGAGTCCACCGACAACTCCGATCAGGTCGGGTCGTGCCCCGAGTACGACCCCTCGGTCTCGGCGACGGCGGGGTGGACGACACGGTTGGGCGGTCGGCGGGGGACCGCCACGGTCCCGGCGGAGGCGATGCCCGGGCCGGAACCGTCCCACGACTGGACCTTCGAGTTCGAGACCGCGATCGGCCACCACACGCCGATCGTCGTCGACGGAACTGTCTACGTCAGCGACCTGGATACGACCATGTGGGCGCTCGACGCGTCGTCGGGAGACCTGCGCTGGGAGACGAGGGTTCCCGAGTTCCCGGGTGCGCCGGCAGTCGCCGACGGAACGCTCGTCTACTTCGCGGATCGGGACGTCAGAGCCCTCGACGCGGCCACCGGGGAGACGCTGTGGACGGCATTGGAGACCGGTGGCCGGCTCCTCGACGCTCGCCCGGTCATCGCTGACGGGACGGCCTACGTTCAGGTCGGCGTCGCGACCCACGCGCTCGACCTGGCGACCGGCCAGACGGAGTGGCGATACGCGACCGGACTGGAGTCGGACGCGACGCCGGCGGTCGCCGACGGGACCGTCTTCGTCGGCGGGAACGATACCTACATCCGGGCGCTCTCGGCGGCCGACGGGAGCCAGCGGTGGCGCTACAAGGCCGACCACCGGATCGACGCCAACGTCAGCGTCGGCGGTGGTCGGGTTTTCGCAGGCTCCCGGGACGGCGTCGTCGTCGCGCTGGACGCCGCCGACGGGAGCCGACAGTGGCGCTATCGGCTCCCGACGGAGGACGGCGATCGGCTGGTACCGGAGACGGTGACTACCGACGGCAGCCGGGTGTACGTCACCGCCGGGGAGTCCCTCCATACCCTCGCAGTCGCGGACGGGACGGTCTGTTGGTCGAGACCCGATCTCAACGGCGGTTACAACGCCGGCGTCGCCGTCGGTGACGGCCGGCTGTACGCCGCCACCGACGATCGCGAAGGCCGGTTCGTGACGCTCGACCCCGCGACGGGTGACCGGCTCGCGACGTGGGGGATGGAGGAGGCGTACTTCGAGAGCGGTCCGGCGGTGGTCGACGGGGCCGTGTACACGACCGGTCACACCGGAATCGGGCGGTTCAGCTAG
- a CDS encoding PQQ-binding-like beta-propeller repeat protein, whose translation MRRRDLLAAGATALSTAVAGCSSDTTYTGSFERPTDRWPAAGYGPAGTSHAPAGPDGPTEQWTLDREAMDPPLYGYLGEPAVGDAVYVAGMARGYFDADRRDSVLAALSPETGEPLWTHTVTAGITGAPATVGSTVVVGTSDGRLLAVEDGEGVWTAQLDGAGLTPAVFGDRFYVPDGSGALHCIDRSGSARWTASRSNPLDGLLGDDDPIRGAVPAVDSERVYAAFSTGDRDTSVVAAFDHSGLRKWRLELQSQTGYDVGPRGLALADGTLYLSHGGTVTAVDAAGELDWEFVTGYDSAGPPATDGDRVYVAAKNLYALDTADGTERWRVVNESVPQSTSDINGVPFLARPAIADGTVYFRAAGFDPEDGSRRWGSDADSWADSGEYFTDPYDRVPMANLALTADGLYLTHAVRGVQKFA comes from the coding sequence GTGCGCCGCCGCGACCTCCTCGCGGCGGGTGCGACTGCCCTCTCGACCGCCGTCGCCGGCTGTTCGAGCGACACGACGTACACCGGGTCGTTCGAACGGCCCACAGACCGGTGGCCCGCCGCCGGCTACGGCCCCGCCGGCACCAGTCACGCACCCGCCGGCCCCGACGGCCCGACCGAACAGTGGACGCTCGACCGCGAAGCGATGGACCCGCCGTTGTACGGCTACCTCGGAGAGCCTGCCGTCGGCGACGCGGTTTACGTCGCCGGGATGGCCAGGGGGTACTTCGACGCCGACAGACGCGACAGCGTCCTGGCCGCCCTCTCACCCGAGACCGGGGAGCCGTTGTGGACCCACACCGTCACCGCAGGGATCACTGGCGCGCCCGCGACAGTCGGTTCGACGGTCGTCGTCGGTACGTCCGACGGCCGCCTGCTCGCAGTCGAGGACGGCGAGGGCGTCTGGACGGCCCAACTCGACGGGGCTGGGCTGACCCCCGCCGTCTTCGGCGACAGGTTCTACGTCCCCGACGGGAGCGGTGCGCTTCACTGCATCGACCGGTCGGGGTCGGCACGCTGGACCGCTTCCCGGAGCAACCCGCTCGACGGACTGCTTGGCGACGACGATCCGATCCGTGGGGCGGTTCCGGCCGTCGACAGCGAACGAGTCTACGCCGCGTTCAGCACCGGAGACCGAGACACGTCGGTCGTCGCCGCCTTCGACCACTCCGGCCTGCGGAAGTGGCGTCTCGAACTCCAGTCCCAAACGGGATACGACGTGGGGCCTCGGGGACTCGCTCTCGCGGACGGAACGCTGTACCTCTCTCACGGCGGGACCGTCACCGCGGTCGACGCCGCTGGGGAACTCGACTGGGAGTTCGTCACGGGCTATGACAGCGCCGGGCCGCCGGCGACCGACGGCGACCGCGTCTACGTCGCCGCGAAGAACCTCTACGCGCTGGATACCGCCGACGGGACGGAGCGCTGGCGCGTGGTCAACGAGTCGGTTCCACAGAGTACCTCCGACATCAACGGCGTCCCGTTCCTGGCACGCCCCGCTATCGCCGACGGGACAGTTTACTTCCGGGCGGCGGGGTTCGACCCGGAGGACGGGTCGCGTCGCTGGGGGAGCGACGCCGATAGCTGGGCCGACTCGGGGGAGTACTTCACCGACCCGTACGACCGCGTCCCGATGGCGAACCTCGCCCTCACGGCGGACGGCCTCTACCTGACACACGCGGTTCGGGGGGTCCAGAAGTTCGCATGA
- a CDS encoding M24 family metallopeptidase: protein MDPDLSRLDDYLDETGVDGYLVDADSELSDQYYLSGFDAPDPFVTLYDGETHLLFPRSLEFGRAKRESRADTVERYVDFDHQRLVGEHGPDEAVSHVLAAFLDSYDVESVAVPSRFPLRTADGLRDRGKTVTADTDSVVTEIRATKTGTELDHVRTAQRANEAAMAAAEDLVAGADIEDGTLVRDGEALTSEAVKEEIEVTLLRHGCALDETIVACGADAADPHDRGSGPLSAHEPIIVDIFPQDKSTKYHADMTRTFLRGEPSDEIREWYDLTERAKAAAFDALEPGATGADVHDAVCDVYEEAGEPTLRSDERTETGFIHSTGHGVGLDVHELPRLSPNGGELRPGHVVTIEPGMYDPEIGGVRIEDIAVVTEDGYENFTEYEQTLVV from the coding sequence ATGGACCCCGATCTCTCGCGACTGGACGACTATCTCGACGAGACCGGTGTGGACGGCTATCTCGTCGACGCCGACTCGGAGCTGTCCGACCAGTACTACCTCTCGGGTTTCGACGCGCCAGACCCGTTCGTGACGCTGTACGACGGCGAGACACACCTGCTGTTCCCGCGGAGCCTGGAGTTCGGTCGAGCGAAACGGGAGTCCCGTGCCGACACCGTCGAGCGGTACGTCGACTTCGACCACCAGCGGCTGGTCGGGGAACACGGCCCCGACGAGGCTGTCTCGCACGTCCTCGCGGCGTTTCTCGACAGCTACGACGTGGAGTCGGTTGCCGTCCCGTCACGGTTCCCGCTCCGAACCGCCGACGGGCTCCGGGACCGGGGGAAGACCGTCACCGCCGACACGGATAGCGTGGTTACCGAAATCCGGGCGACGAAGACCGGGACCGAACTCGACCACGTCCGGACGGCCCAGCGGGCCAACGAGGCGGCGATGGCCGCCGCGGAGGACCTCGTCGCCGGCGCGGACATCGAGGACGGGACGCTGGTCCGGGACGGCGAGGCGCTGACCAGCGAGGCGGTCAAAGAGGAGATCGAGGTGACGCTGTTGCGCCACGGCTGTGCGCTGGACGAGACGATCGTCGCCTGCGGGGCCGACGCGGCGGACCCCCACGACCGCGGGAGCGGCCCGCTGTCGGCTCACGAACCGATCATCGTCGACATCTTCCCGCAGGACAAGTCCACGAAGTACCACGCGGATATGACACGGACGTTCCTGCGTGGCGAGCCGAGCGACGAGATCCGCGAGTGGTACGACCTGACCGAGCGGGCGAAGGCCGCTGCCTTCGACGCACTCGAACCCGGTGCCACGGGCGCGGATGTCCACGACGCTGTCTGTGATGTCTACGAGGAGGCCGGCGAACCGACGCTTCGAAGCGACGAACGCACCGAGACGGGGTTCATCCACAGCACCGGCCACGGCGTCGGACTGGATGTCCACGAACTCCCGCGGCTCTCGCCGAACGGCGGGGAGTTGCGGCCGGGCCACGTCGTCACCATCGAACCGGGGATGTACGATCCCGAGATCGGCGGTGTCCGCATCGAGGACATCGCCGTGGTCACCGAGGACGGTTACGAGAACTTCACGGAGTACGAGCAGACGCTGGTCGTCTGA
- a CDS encoding ribbon-helix-helix domain-containing protein, translating to MADYTTVSIPKDLADRVDETIEGTSFSSTSDLVRFLLRSIVVQHQRQGELTEAEFQDIADELRDLGYLE from the coding sequence ATGGCCGACTACACGACCGTCTCGATCCCGAAAGACCTCGCTGACCGCGTCGACGAGACAATCGAAGGGACGAGTTTCTCCAGTACCTCTGATCTCGTCCGGTTCCTCCTGCGAAGTATCGTCGTCCAACACCAGCGCCAGGGCGAACTCACTGAAGCGGAGTTCCAGGATATCGCGGACGAACTACGGGACCTGGGCTACCTGGAGTAA
- a CDS encoding VOC family protein — MLSTPAWLTLEAKDPDRLTAFYEAFLELDVVSESEQEAVLSAGETALRLRAPGEVPRGGLHTHYALTVAEGEYDDWYDSLDERFDLVEHTFGDQRSLYFYDPEGNCVELGERPGAPGGVSDLFELVLEVEELAGAVEFYADLGFEVVDDGRKEGRVRLSTGAFDLELWAPRLGIADARGGVHVDFGVVAEAPDSVAREVADRARSVTAVDEGVRIRDPDGHYLTLVGA; from the coding sequence ATGCTCTCGACGCCCGCGTGGCTCACGCTGGAGGCGAAGGACCCGGACCGGCTGACGGCCTTCTACGAGGCGTTCCTGGAACTCGACGTCGTCTCCGAGTCCGAGCAGGAGGCCGTACTCTCGGCCGGCGAGACGGCCCTCCGGTTGCGCGCGCCCGGTGAGGTCCCTCGGGGTGGGCTCCACACCCACTACGCGCTGACGGTGGCCGAGGGGGAGTACGACGACTGGTACGACAGCCTCGACGAGCGGTTCGATCTCGTCGAACACACCTTCGGCGACCAGCGGTCGCTGTACTTCTACGACCCCGAGGGGAACTGCGTCGAGTTGGGCGAGCGCCCCGGCGCGCCCGGGGGTGTCTCCGACCTCTTCGAACTCGTCCTCGAAGTCGAGGAGTTAGCCGGGGCCGTCGAGTTCTACGCCGACCTCGGGTTCGAGGTCGTCGACGACGGCCGCAAAGAGGGCCGTGTCCGGCTCTCGACGGGCGCGTTCGACCTGGAACTGTGGGCGCCGCGGCTGGGGATCGCCGACGCACGTGGCGGCGTCCACGTCGATTTCGGCGTCGTCGCGGAGGCCCCGGACTCGGTCGCCCGCGAGGTGGCCGACCGGGCGCGTTCGGTGACTGCAGTCGACGAGGGTGTCCGTATCCGCGATCCGGACGGCCACTACCTGACGCTGGTCGGAGCGTAG
- a CDS encoding LeuA family protein: protein MRARRNLRRIEFFQGTLDSTSEITDARIFDTTLRDGEQSPRTSFNYEDKREIAAILDEMGTHVIEAGFPVNSDAEFEAVRDIAEATHVTTCGLARVVEKDIEAALDSGVDMVHTFVSTSDVQLQDSMHATRQEALDTAVDCVEMIKDAGAECMFSPMDATRTDGEFLLEVIEATSAAGADWINIPDTCGVATPRRFYDLIEEVDAHTDARIDVHTHDDFGLASANAISGFEAGASQAQVSVNGIGERAGNAAYEEVVMALESLYDVDTGIDTTRITELSRIVEEKSDIPVPANKPVVGRNAFSHESGIHAAGVIENSDTFEPGVMTPEMVGAERELVLGKHTGAHSVRERLIDAGYDPTDAEVREVTRRVKEFGAEEQVTMTELERFAKEVGVEEETEEVRA, encoded by the coding sequence TTGAGGGCACGTCGGAATCTCCGGCGGATCGAGTTCTTCCAGGGCACACTGGATTCCACGTCTGAGATTACAGACGCACGGATTTTCGACACCACACTGCGTGACGGTGAGCAGTCGCCACGCACGTCGTTCAACTACGAGGACAAACGCGAGATCGCGGCGATTCTCGACGAGATGGGGACCCACGTCATCGAGGCAGGGTTCCCCGTCAACTCCGACGCGGAGTTCGAGGCCGTTCGCGACATCGCGGAAGCCACCCACGTGACGACGTGTGGGCTGGCGCGTGTGGTCGAGAAAGACATCGAGGCGGCCTTAGACTCCGGTGTGGATATGGTCCACACCTTCGTCTCGACGTCGGACGTACAGTTGCAGGATTCCATGCACGCGACCCGGCAGGAGGCGCTCGACACGGCCGTCGACTGTGTCGAGATGATCAAAGACGCCGGTGCCGAGTGCATGTTCTCGCCGATGGACGCCACTCGGACCGACGGGGAGTTCCTCCTGGAGGTCATCGAGGCGACCTCTGCGGCGGGCGCAGACTGGATCAACATCCCCGACACCTGTGGGGTCGCGACGCCGCGGCGGTTCTACGACCTCATCGAGGAGGTCGACGCACACACCGACGCCCGCATCGACGTGCACACGCACGACGACTTCGGGCTGGCGTCGGCGAACGCCATCTCCGGGTTCGAGGCGGGCGCGAGCCAAGCCCAGGTGTCGGTCAACGGCATCGGTGAACGGGCGGGGAACGCGGCCTACGAGGAGGTCGTGATGGCGCTGGAGTCGCTGTACGACGTCGACACCGGCATCGACACCACCCGGATCACCGAACTGTCCCGGATCGTCGAGGAGAAGTCCGACATCCCGGTGCCGGCGAACAAACCGGTCGTCGGCCGCAACGCCTTCTCCCACGAGAGCGGCATCCACGCCGCGGGCGTCATCGAGAACTCCGACACCTTCGAGCCCGGCGTCATGACCCCGGAGATGGTCGGCGCCGAGCGCGAACTGGTACTCGGAAAACACACGGGCGCTCACTCCGTGCGGGAACGGCTGATCGACGCCGGCTACGATCCGACCGACGCCGAAGTCCGCGAGGTGACCCGCCGCGTCAAGGAGTTCGGCGCGGAGGAACAGGTCACCATGACCGAACTGGAGCGATTCGCCAAAGAGGTCGGCGTCGAAGAGGAGACCGAGGAGGTCCGGGCGTAG
- a CDS encoding uracil-DNA glycosylase translates to MDANQEEASNPFGMDEDCQNCEALCESRQSVVHGYGDVSAEFLVLGEAPSATADESGVPFTGEQERGLLDILSAVDMCDDPDAAEPTLDNAFLTYVTRCRHPERGATDEEVRNCELYLNSEIRMINPELLLPVGQRALEALAFEYTTMSADELDVTERHATTIRGRGFELLPMMTPAEQSDEQRTAFLDAFSEILGTDYRQTKGRRGR, encoded by the coding sequence ATGGACGCCAACCAGGAGGAAGCGTCCAACCCCTTCGGGATGGACGAGGACTGCCAGAACTGCGAGGCCCTCTGTGAGAGCCGTCAGAGCGTCGTCCACGGCTACGGCGACGTGAGCGCGGAGTTTCTCGTCCTCGGGGAGGCCCCCAGCGCGACGGCCGACGAGTCCGGCGTCCCGTTCACGGGCGAGCAGGAGCGCGGCCTGCTGGACATCCTCTCGGCAGTCGACATGTGCGACGATCCCGACGCCGCGGAGCCGACGCTGGACAACGCCTTCCTGACGTACGTCACCCGCTGTCGGCATCCAGAACGTGGGGCCACCGACGAGGAAGTCCGGAACTGCGAACTGTATCTCAACAGCGAGATCCGGATGATCAACCCGGAGCTACTGCTCCCGGTGGGTCAGCGGGCGCTGGAAGCGCTCGCCTTCGAGTACACGACGATGAGCGCGGACGAACTCGACGTGACCGAACGGCACGCCACGACGATCCGCGGTCGGGGCTTCGAACTCCTCCCGATGATGACGCCGGCCGAGCAATCCGACGAACAACGGACCGCCTTCCTCGACGCGTTCAGCGAGATCCTGGGCACCGACTACCGACAGACGAAGGGCCGTCGGGGCAGATAG
- a CDS encoding DUF5779 family protein yields the protein MSDFEGLDLQAVEDQMDEGGDGTNSDRVVLGVLDGTTPDAEWIETVEDGAVLVLNVDGDLNQLAAGFARPVKEAGGELMHFRGFLVVTPPGVEIDSDRL from the coding sequence ATGAGCGATTTCGAGGGGCTCGACCTGCAAGCCGTCGAGGACCAGATGGACGAGGGCGGGGACGGTACCAACAGCGACCGCGTAGTGCTTGGCGTCCTCGACGGGACGACGCCCGACGCCGAGTGGATCGAGACCGTCGAAGACGGTGCAGTCCTCGTTCTGAACGTCGACGGCGATCTGAACCAACTGGCAGCCGGGTTCGCCCGCCCGGTCAAGGAAGCCGGCGGGGAACTGATGCACTTCCGTGGGTTCCTGGTGGTCACGCCCCCCGGCGTCGAGATCGACTCCGACCGGCTCTGA